A stretch of the Xiphias gladius isolate SHS-SW01 ecotype Sanya breed wild chromosome 19, ASM1685928v1, whole genome shotgun sequence genome encodes the following:
- the kcnip3a gene encoding Kv channel interacting protein 3a, calsenilin isoform X2, with protein sequence MGIQGMELFAIGVVIILFMAVLKQFGILEPMSTFEDSSDSDLELSTVRHQPEGLDQLQAQTKFTRKELQSLYRGFKNECPSGLVDEETFKSIYSQFFPQGDATTYAHFLFNAFDIDRNGSIRFEDFVVGLSVLLRGSVTEKLNWAFNLYDINKDGYITKEEMLAIMKSIYDMMGRYTYPCVRDEAPSEHVDKFFQKMDKNRDGVVTIEEFIETCQKDENIMNSMQLFENVI encoded by the exons ATGGGAATTCAGGGCATGGAGCTGTTTGCCATCGGAGTGGTCATCATCCTTTTCATGGCAGTTCTCAAGCAGTTTGGCATCCTGGAGCCCATGTCCACTTTTGAAG ACAGCAGCGACAGTGATTTGGAGCTGTCAACGGTGCGTCACCAGCCGGAGGGGCTGGACCAGCTGCAGGCTCAGACCAAGTTCACCAGGAAGGAGCTTCAGTCTCTCTATCGAGGGTTCAAGAAT GAGTGTCCCAGTGGGCTGGTTGATGAGGAGACATTCAAGTCCATCTATTCTCAGTTCTTTCCCCAAGGAG ATGCAACCACCTACGCTCACTTCCTGTTCAACGCATTTGACATAGACAGAAACGGTTCAATCCGCTTTGAGGACTTTGTCGTCGGCCTGTCGGTGTTGCTCAGAGGTTCAGTCACTGAGAAGCTCAACTGGGCCTTTAACCTCTACGACATTAATAAGGATGGCTACATCACCAAAGAG GAGATGCTGGCGATTATGAAGTCAATCTATGACATGATGGGGAGATACACCTACCCCTGTGTGCGAGATGAAGCCCCTTCCGAACATGTGGACAAGTTCTTCCAG aaaatggacaaaaatcGAGATGGTGTAGTGACCATTGAAGAGTTCATTGAGACCTGTCAGAAG gacGAGAACATCATGAACTCAATGCAGCTGTTTGAGAATGTGATATAA
- the kcnip3a gene encoding Kv channel interacting protein 3a, calsenilin isoform X1: MGIQGMELFAIGVVIILFMAVLKQFGILEPMSTFEDDSSDSDLELSTVRHQPEGLDQLQAQTKFTRKELQSLYRGFKNECPSGLVDEETFKSIYSQFFPQGDATTYAHFLFNAFDIDRNGSIRFEDFVVGLSVLLRGSVTEKLNWAFNLYDINKDGYITKEEMLAIMKSIYDMMGRYTYPCVRDEAPSEHVDKFFQKMDKNRDGVVTIEEFIETCQKDENIMNSMQLFENVI, translated from the exons ATGGGAATTCAGGGCATGGAGCTGTTTGCCATCGGAGTGGTCATCATCCTTTTCATGGCAGTTCTCAAGCAGTTTGGCATCCTGGAGCCCATGTCCACTTTTGAAG atg ACAGCAGCGACAGTGATTTGGAGCTGTCAACGGTGCGTCACCAGCCGGAGGGGCTGGACCAGCTGCAGGCTCAGACCAAGTTCACCAGGAAGGAGCTTCAGTCTCTCTATCGAGGGTTCAAGAAT GAGTGTCCCAGTGGGCTGGTTGATGAGGAGACATTCAAGTCCATCTATTCTCAGTTCTTTCCCCAAGGAG ATGCAACCACCTACGCTCACTTCCTGTTCAACGCATTTGACATAGACAGAAACGGTTCAATCCGCTTTGAGGACTTTGTCGTCGGCCTGTCGGTGTTGCTCAGAGGTTCAGTCACTGAGAAGCTCAACTGGGCCTTTAACCTCTACGACATTAATAAGGATGGCTACATCACCAAAGAG GAGATGCTGGCGATTATGAAGTCAATCTATGACATGATGGGGAGATACACCTACCCCTGTGTGCGAGATGAAGCCCCTTCCGAACATGTGGACAAGTTCTTCCAG aaaatggacaaaaatcGAGATGGTGTAGTGACCATTGAAGAGTTCATTGAGACCTGTCAGAAG gacGAGAACATCATGAACTCAATGCAGCTGTTTGAGAATGTGATATAA
- the kcnip3a gene encoding Kv channel interacting protein 3a, calsenilin isoform X3: MSVRWETEGLQTVGIVCLVIMFLKLMHLLGLIDITETDSSDSDLELSTVRHQPEGLDQLQAQTKFTRKELQSLYRGFKNECPSGLVDEETFKSIYSQFFPQGDATTYAHFLFNAFDIDRNGSIRFEDFVVGLSVLLRGSVTEKLNWAFNLYDINKDGYITKEEMLAIMKSIYDMMGRYTYPCVRDEAPSEHVDKFFQKMDKNRDGVVTIEEFIETCQKDENIMNSMQLFENVI; encoded by the exons ATGAGTGTGAGGTGGGAGACGGAGGGACTCCAGACCGTTGGCATCGTCTGCCTGGTGATCATGTTCCTCAAACTGATGCACCTGCTGGGCCTGATCGACATCACTGAGACCG ACAGCAGCGACAGTGATTTGGAGCTGTCAACGGTGCGTCACCAGCCGGAGGGGCTGGACCAGCTGCAGGCTCAGACCAAGTTCACCAGGAAGGAGCTTCAGTCTCTCTATCGAGGGTTCAAGAAT GAGTGTCCCAGTGGGCTGGTTGATGAGGAGACATTCAAGTCCATCTATTCTCAGTTCTTTCCCCAAGGAG ATGCAACCACCTACGCTCACTTCCTGTTCAACGCATTTGACATAGACAGAAACGGTTCAATCCGCTTTGAGGACTTTGTCGTCGGCCTGTCGGTGTTGCTCAGAGGTTCAGTCACTGAGAAGCTCAACTGGGCCTTTAACCTCTACGACATTAATAAGGATGGCTACATCACCAAAGAG GAGATGCTGGCGATTATGAAGTCAATCTATGACATGATGGGGAGATACACCTACCCCTGTGTGCGAGATGAAGCCCCTTCCGAACATGTGGACAAGTTCTTCCAG aaaatggacaaaaatcGAGATGGTGTAGTGACCATTGAAGAGTTCATTGAGACCTGTCAGAAG gacGAGAACATCATGAACTCAATGCAGCTGTTTGAGAATGTGATATAA